The Diaminobutyricimonas aerilata nucleotide sequence GCCCAGCAGCTTCAGTGAGCGCTGGCGGATCTGCTTCGACTCCGCGCGATCCAGGTCGTCGCGCTCTTCTCCGTCTACTCCGAGCATGCTCATGCGCGCACCCCCATCCGTTCCTTCTCTTCGTCTTCGAGGCTCGAGATCACGAACCGGTAGTGCTCACTCGTGGCCAGCAGCTCGGTGTGCGTGCCGACCGCCGAGATGACGCCGTCCTGCATGAGCGCCACGCGATCCGCGAGCTGCACCGTCGAGGGGCGGTGCGCCACGATGAGCGCCGTCGTCTTGGCGAGCACGCGCCGCAGCGCCGCCTCGACGAGGGCCTCGGTGTCGACGTCGAGCGCCGACAGCGGGTCGTCGAGCACGAGCACCGCGGGCTGCGCCGCGACGGCCCGGGCGAGCGCGAGGCGCTGCCGCTGGCCGCCGGAGAGACTGAGCCCCTCCTCGCCGACCTTGGTGTCGAGACCCTGCGGCAGCGCGTACACGAAGCCGGCCTGCGCGATCTCGAGCGCTTCGGCGAGGTCCTCCTCGCTCGCGTCCGGGCGGCCGAGGAGCACGTTGTCGCGCACGGTCGCCGAGAACAGCGTCGCGTCTTCGAACGCCATCGCGAGGTGCGTGCGCAGCTCCTCACGCGTGAGGTCGCGGATGTCGACGCCGTCGATCGTGATGCGTCCGCCGGTCACCTCGTACAGCCGCGTGGTGAGGGCCGTCAGGGTCGTCTTTCCGCATCCGGTCAGTCCGACGAGCGCCATCGTCTCACCCGGCTCGATGGCGAGGTTCACCCCGTCGATGAGGTCGGCGTACTGCTTCGGCGAGTCCTGATAGCGGAAGTGCACGTCTTCGAACACGAGGCGGCCGCGCACCTCCTCGACCGAGCGCGGGTGCTCCGGATCGGTGATGGTGTTGGTCTCGTCCATCACTTCGAAGAAGCGGTCGACCGCCGTGCGGGCGTCGAACGTCATCGACAGCAGGAAGCCGATCGACTCGACCGGCCAGCGCAGCACCGTCGCGGTGGCGAAGAAGGCGAGCAGCTCGCCGACGGTGAGGTCGCCGTTGACGGCGAGCAGCGCGCCGCCGAGCAGCGACAGGGCGAAGGTCACGTCGGGGACGAGCAGCAGCCACCACCAGATGCCGGCGATGGCGCGCGCCTTCTCCATCTCGGTGTCGCGCAGCCCCTCCGCCTGGTCGGCGAAGTTCTTGAGGGCGTGGCCGCCGCGGCCGAACGCCTTGAGCACACGGATGCCGTGCACCGACTCCTCGACCGCGGTGGCGAGGTCGCCGGCCTGGTCCTGGCTGCGGCGGGCGACCGTCGAGTACTTCTGCTCGAACAGGTAGCCGTACACCCACAGCGGGATCGAGCAGACCATGAAGAGCACGCCGAGCTGCCAGCTGATCGAGACGAGGAACACGAAGCCGATGACGATCGTCATCACGTTCACCGAGAGCAGCACGATGCCGAACGACAGCCAGCGGCGGATCAGGTTGAGGTCGCTCACCACGCGCGAGAGCAGCTGACCGCTCGGCCAGCGGTCGTGGAAGGCCACCGGCAGCTGCTGCAGGTGGTTGTAGAAGTCGTTGCGCATGCGCGCCTCGACCATCGTGTTCGGCACGAGCACGAACCAGCGGCGCAGTGCGATCATGGCCGCCTCGATGATGCCGAGGGCGAGCACGACGCCGACCGCGGGCCACACGGCCGAGGCGATGCCCTCGCTGAGCGGACCGTCGACGAGGCCGCGGAGCACCTGCGGGATGAGCAGCGCGACGACGGCGCCGATGAGCGCGGCGAACGTGCCGAGCACGATGCGTGGCATCGCCGGCTTCACGTAGGGGTAGATGCGCAGGATGGCGCGCGTAGTGGACAGGGTGGACATGGTCTCGGTCTTCGCCGAAGGCGCAGGCATGGATGTTCCCGGGAAACAGGGTCGACGGTGGACGTCGACCGGGATGTTCGGTGTGCGGTGTGCCCGGCGTTCGGATCGCCGGGTGGGAGGGCGGTGTCGGCGGGGCCGGTCAGTCCCGCGGACGGACCGGGAGGGTCGTGCCGCGAGTGACGGCGACCACGGCTCCCGCGATTCGGGTGTCGGTGGGCTTGGTCGTCATGGCATCCTCCGTCGTTCCGCGTCGCTCGATCGCCGCCGGGCGGGGCCCGCGCAGCCTTTCACCCTAGACCCGTCGACGACGGCGGATCAAGGGTGACGGGAGAACTGCTCACTACGGATGCGCGATCCGTCCCGATCCGAGAAGGGGGAGGCCCCCTCGACTCAGTGGAAGAAGTGCCGCTCGCCGGTGAAGTACATCGTGGCACCGGCGGCCTTCGCCGCGGCGATGACCTCTTCGTCGCGCACCGAGCCGCCGGGCTGGACGATCGCCCGCACGCCGGCATCGAGCAGGATCTCCGCACCGTCGGCGAAGGGGAAGAACGCGTCGCTCGCCGCGACGCTGCCCGCGGCGCGGTCGCCCGCGCGGCTGACCGCGAGGCGGCAGCTGTCGACCCGGTTCACCTGACCCATGCCGACACCGACGGAGGCCCCGCCGGAGGCGAGCAGGATCGCGTTCGACTTCACCGCACGGCAGGCGCGCCACGCGAACTCGAGATCACGGCGGGTCGCCTCATCCGCGGTCTCACCCGCGACGAGGGTCCACTCCTCGAACGGCGCGAAGTGAGCATCCGTGGTCTGCAGCAGCAGGCCGCCGGAGATCTGCCGCACCTCGCTCGCCGCGCGGGCGAAGCCGTCGGGCAGACGCAGCAACCGGATGTTCTTCTTCACCGTGAGCAGTTCGAGCGCGGCCGGCTCGAAGTCCGGGGCGACGAGCACCTCGGTGAAGATGTCGGCG carries:
- a CDS encoding ABC transporter ATP-binding protein is translated as MSTLSTTRAILRIYPYVKPAMPRIVLGTFAALIGAVVALLIPQVLRGLVDGPLSEGIASAVWPAVGVVLALGIIEAAMIALRRWFVLVPNTMVEARMRNDFYNHLQQLPVAFHDRWPSGQLLSRVVSDLNLIRRWLSFGIVLLSVNVMTIVIGFVFLVSISWQLGVLFMVCSIPLWVYGYLFEQKYSTVARRSQDQAGDLATAVEESVHGIRVLKAFGRGGHALKNFADQAEGLRDTEMEKARAIAGIWWWLLLVPDVTFALSLLGGALLAVNGDLTVGELLAFFATATVLRWPVESIGFLLSMTFDARTAVDRFFEVMDETNTITDPEHPRSVEEVRGRLVFEDVHFRYQDSPKQYADLIDGVNLAIEPGETMALVGLTGCGKTTLTALTTRLYEVTGGRITIDGVDIRDLTREELRTHLAMAFEDATLFSATVRDNVLLGRPDASEEDLAEALEIAQAGFVYALPQGLDTKVGEEGLSLSGGQRQRLALARAVAAQPAVLVLDDPLSALDVDTEALVEAALRRVLAKTTALIVAHRPSTVQLADRVALMQDGVISAVGTHTELLATSEHYRFVISSLEDEEKERMGVRA